The proteins below come from a single Marinobacter sp. MDS2 genomic window:
- the thrS gene encoding threonine--tRNA ligase, producing the protein MPVITLPDGSHRSFAEPVTVHDVAADIGAGLAKAALAGKVDGQLVDTSHLIENDAELAIVTERDEDGVDVVRHSTAHLLAMAVKELFPEAQVTIGPVVDNGFYYDFKYDRPFTNEDLARIEKRMEELAKQDIPVSRSVMSREEAVKLFEDMGEEYKVQIIEDIPGDEDLSFYRQGDFIDLCRGPHVPSTGKLKAFKLTKVAGAFWRGDHNNEQLQRVYGTAWGNKKDLKAYLNRLEEAEKRDHRKIGKKLKLFHMQEESPGMVFWHPDGWSLYQEIEQYMRGKLRNHGYQEIKTPQVVSRTLWEKSGHWDKFSDAMFTTESEKHDYAIKPMNCPCHVQVFNQGLKSYKDLPLRLAEFGSCHRNEASGALHGLMRVRGFTQDDAHIFCEEDAIQEEVSAFIHLLHEVYEDFGFSEILYKLSTRPEKRVGSDEVWDKSEAALEEALNRAGVDWELLPGEGAFYGPKIEFSLKDCIGRVWQCGTIQVDFSMPGRLGAQYVADNSERKTPVMLHRAVLGSFERFIGILIEEYEGAFPTWLAPTQIAVLNITDNQRDYCEKLAKKWDSLGYRVNADLRNEKIGFKIREHTLNKVPYLVVVGDKEIENNAVAVRTRKGEDLGTLSLEAFEQLLAADIERKGKTETEI; encoded by the coding sequence ATGCCCGTCATTACCCTGCCAGATGGCAGTCACCGCAGTTTTGCAGAACCCGTTACCGTACACGATGTTGCCGCTGATATTGGCGCAGGCCTGGCTAAGGCTGCCCTGGCAGGCAAAGTGGATGGTCAGCTCGTCGATACCAGCCACTTGATTGAAAACGACGCGGAGCTGGCGATCGTGACCGAGCGGGATGAAGACGGCGTGGACGTGGTGCGCCACTCAACGGCTCACCTGTTGGCAATGGCGGTCAAAGAACTGTTCCCGGAGGCTCAGGTAACGATCGGCCCCGTGGTAGATAACGGGTTCTACTACGACTTCAAATACGATCGTCCGTTTACCAATGAGGATCTGGCGCGTATTGAAAAGCGCATGGAAGAGTTGGCCAAGCAGGATATTCCGGTTTCCCGCTCTGTTATGTCTCGGGAAGAGGCGGTAAAACTGTTTGAAGACATGGGCGAAGAGTACAAAGTCCAGATCATCGAAGACATTCCCGGTGACGAAGATCTGTCGTTCTATCGCCAAGGTGACTTCATCGACTTGTGTCGTGGCCCTCACGTGCCAAGCACCGGTAAGCTGAAAGCCTTCAAGCTGACTAAAGTGGCGGGCGCCTTCTGGCGTGGTGATCACAACAACGAGCAGTTGCAACGCGTGTACGGCACGGCGTGGGGTAACAAAAAAGATCTCAAGGCGTACCTGAATCGTCTCGAAGAAGCTGAAAAGCGTGATCACCGCAAGATCGGCAAAAAACTGAAGCTTTTCCATATGCAGGAAGAGTCCCCGGGTATGGTGTTCTGGCATCCGGATGGCTGGTCGCTGTATCAGGAAATCGAGCAGTACATGCGTGGAAAGCTGCGCAACCACGGCTACCAGGAAATCAAGACTCCGCAAGTGGTTTCCCGCACACTATGGGAAAAGTCCGGTCACTGGGACAAGTTCTCGGATGCGATGTTTACCACAGAGTCCGAGAAGCACGATTACGCCATCAAGCCCATGAACTGCCCCTGTCACGTGCAGGTGTTCAATCAGGGCCTGAAGAGCTACAAGGATCTGCCGCTTCGTCTGGCGGAGTTCGGTTCCTGTCACCGAAACGAAGCTTCTGGTGCACTGCACGGTTTGATGCGTGTTCGTGGCTTTACTCAGGACGATGCGCACATTTTCTGTGAAGAAGACGCCATTCAGGAAGAAGTGTCGGCATTTATCCACTTGCTGCACGAAGTGTATGAGGATTTCGGCTTCTCTGAAATCCTGTATAAGCTTTCAACCCGTCCGGAAAAGCGTGTGGGTTCTGACGAAGTATGGGATAAGTCCGAGGCGGCTCTTGAAGAAGCGTTGAACCGTGCCGGTGTTGACTGGGAATTGCTGCCGGGTGAAGGTGCGTTCTACGGCCCGAAAATTGAGTTCTCTCTGAAAGACTGCATCGGCCGTGTTTGGCAGTGCGGTACGATTCAGGTGGATTTCTCTATGCCCGGTCGTTTGGGGGCTCAGTATGTGGCCGATAACTCCGAGCGGAAAACGCCGGTCATGCTGCACCGTGCCGTTCTCGGGTCTTTTGAGCGATTTATCGGTATACTGATCGAAGAATACGAAGGTGCGTTCCCCACCTGGCTGGCCCCAACACAGATTGCGGTTCTGAATATCACTGATAATCAGCGTGATTACTGTGAAAAATTGGCTAAAAAATGGGATTCTTTGGGATATCGGGTAAATGCTGACTTGAGAAACGAGAAGATCGGCTTTAAAATCCGCGAGCATACTCTTAACAAGGTTCCCTACCTTGTCGTTGTAGGCGACAAAGAAATCGAGAACAACGCGGTTGCCGTGCGCACCCGCAAAGGGGAAGATTTAGGAACCTTATCGCTTGAAGCGTTTGAGCAGCTGTTGGCTGCCGATATCGAACGTAAAGGCAAAACTGAAACGGAGATCTAA
- the infC gene encoding translation initiation factor IF-3 — protein MKQRANRGRTPKAPINENIDATEVRLIDAEGNQVGVVPIEDALRMAEEATLDLVQVTDSDPIVCKIMDYGKKIFEEKKAKAAAKKKQKQTQVKELKFRPGTEEGDYQVKLRNLVRFLEAGDRGKITIRFRGREMAHQEIGMKLMNRIEADVEELATVEMRPKMEGRQMTMIVAPRKKK, from the coding sequence ATTAAACAGCGAGCGAATCGGGGGCGTACTCCAAAAGCGCCTATCAATGAGAATATTGACGCAACTGAAGTCCGCTTGATCGATGCCGAAGGCAATCAGGTTGGTGTTGTTCCAATTGAGGACGCTCTCCGCATGGCGGAAGAAGCGACACTTGATCTGGTACAGGTTACGGATTCCGATCCGATCGTCTGTAAAATAATGGACTACGGCAAGAAAATCTTCGAAGAGAAGAAAGCGAAAGCAGCTGCCAAGAAAAAGCAGAAGCAGACGCAGGTCAAAGAGCTTAAGTTCCGTCCAGGAACTGAAGAAGGGGATTATCAGGTAAAACTACGCAACCTGGTACGTTTCCTTGAAGCCGGGGACCGCGGCAAGATCACCATTCGTTTCCGGGGCCGTGAGATGGCACACCAAGAAATTGGTATGAAGCTCATGAACCGAATCGAAGCGGATGTTGAAGAGCTTGCAACGGTAGAGATGCGGCCGAAAATGGAAGGCCGGCAGATGACCATGATTGTGGCTCCCCGCAAAAAGAAGTGA
- the rpmI gene encoding 50S ribosomal protein L35, which produces MPKMKTKSGATKRFKKTATGFKHKQSFTSHILTKKSPKRKRQLRGTKLIAKSDVASIKRMTAC; this is translated from the coding sequence ATGCCTAAGATGAAAACTAAGAGTGGAGCTACCAAGCGGTTCAAGAAAACCGCCACTGGCTTCAAGCACAAGCAGTCCTTCACCAGTCACATCCTGACCAAGAAGAGCCCTAAGCGTAAGCGTCAGCTGCGTGGCACCAAGCTGATTGCCAAGTCCGATGTGGCTTCAATCAAGCGCATGACGGCGTGCTGA
- the rplT gene encoding 50S ribosomal protein L20, which yields MARVKRGVVARRRHKKILKQAKGYYGARSRVFRVAKQAVIKAGQYAYRDRRNRKRAFRALWIARINAGARANGLSYSRLIAGLKKANVEIDRKVLADLAMNEQQTFAVIVEKAKASL from the coding sequence ATGGCTCGTGTAAAACGTGGCGTGGTAGCACGTCGTCGTCATAAGAAGATTCTCAAGCAGGCCAAGGGTTACTACGGCGCTCGTAGTCGTGTATTCCGCGTTGCCAAGCAAGCGGTTATCAAAGCCGGTCAGTACGCATACCGTGACCGTCGTAACCGTAAGCGTGCTTTCCGCGCTCTGTGGATCGCTCGTATCAACGCTGGTGCTCGTGCAAACGGTCTGTCTTACAGCCGTCTGATCGCTGGTCTGAAGAAAGCGAATGTTGAGATCGACCGTAAGGTTCTGGCTGACCTGGCCATGAACGAGCAGCAGACTTTTGCTGTTATTGTTGAGAAGGCCAAAGCGTCCCTGTGA
- the pheS gene encoding phenylalanine--tRNA ligase subunit alpha has protein sequence MENLEQLVQDGLSAVEAADNLQALDQIRVEYLGKKGSITQQAKTLGKLSAEERPAAGQKINEAKGQVEQAINARRADLEKAAIEAKLASESIDVTLPGRGQDLGGLHPVTRTLQRIEEIFARAGYSVEQGPEIEDDYHNFEALNIPGHHPARAMHDTFYFNPGTLLRTHTSPVQIRTMEAGKPPFRMICPGRVYRCDSDMTHTPMFHQVEGLLIEKDVSFADLKSTVEEFLRVFFERDLKVRFRPSYFPFTEPSAEVDIEWGREADGSIKWLEVMGCGMVHPKVFEHCGIDAEEYRGFAFGLGVERLAMLRYGVKDLRMFFENDLRFLRQFR, from the coding sequence ATGGAAAACCTTGAACAGTTGGTTCAGGACGGATTGAGTGCAGTCGAAGCGGCAGACAACCTTCAGGCGCTTGATCAAATTCGCGTAGAGTACCTCGGTAAGAAAGGCTCTATTACTCAGCAGGCCAAAACACTGGGTAAGCTTTCCGCAGAGGAACGCCCTGCAGCCGGCCAGAAGATCAACGAAGCCAAAGGGCAGGTTGAACAGGCTATTAACGCCCGCCGTGCCGATCTTGAAAAGGCCGCCATTGAGGCCAAACTGGCCAGCGAATCCATTGATGTCACCTTGCCGGGCCGCGGACAGGATCTGGGTGGACTGCACCCGGTGACCCGCACACTTCAGCGTATTGAAGAGATTTTTGCTCGCGCCGGTTACAGCGTCGAGCAAGGGCCGGAAATCGAAGACGACTACCATAACTTCGAAGCCCTCAATATTCCGGGGCATCACCCCGCTCGTGCCATGCACGATACCTTCTATTTCAATCCGGGCACGCTGCTGCGTACTCATACATCCCCTGTTCAGATCCGTACCATGGAAGCCGGTAAGCCGCCGTTCCGAATGATCTGCCCGGGACGGGTATACCGCTGTGACTCGGACATGACGCACACGCCGATGTTTCATCAGGTAGAAGGTCTGCTGATCGAAAAGGATGTGAGCTTTGCTGATCTCAAGAGCACCGTAGAAGAGTTCTTGCGCGTGTTCTTCGAGCGAGATTTGAAAGTACGCTTCCGTCCCTCTTATTTCCCGTTCACCGAGCCTTCTGCGGAAGTGGATATCGAATGGGGCCGGGAAGCCGACGGCAGCATCAAGTGGTTGGAAGTCATGGGTTGCGGAATGGTGCACCCGAAAGTGTTCGAGCATTGCGGCATTGATGCCGAAGAATATCGCGGATTTGCGTTTGGTCTGGGCGTTGAGCGCCTGGCCATGCTTCGCTACGGCGTGAAAGATCTGCGAATGTTCTTTGAAAACGACCTGCGTTTCTTGCGCCAGTTCCGATAA
- the pheT gene encoding phenylalanine--tRNA ligase subunit beta, whose protein sequence is MKFSEQWLREWVNPGIDSQALMDQITMAGLEVDGFEPVAGEFTGIIVGEVLSVEAHPDADKLRVCQVSNGDETVQVVCGAPNVREGLKVPFAEVGAVLPGNFKIKKAKLRGQPSQGMLCSESELALSESHEGLMELPDDAPVGQSMVDYLKLNDIAIDVDLTPNRSDCLSIKGLAREVGVLNSSVVEAPEIEPVEAVHSEVPAIRIEAPEACPRYLGRILRNVNLKAETPLWMQEKLRRSGIRSIDPAVDVTNYVMLELGQPLHAFDREEISGGIVVRMAKAGEKLVLLDGQEVELTAETLVIADHDKPIAIAGVMGGEHSGVNDKTQDLVLESAYFEPIAMAGKARHYGLHTDASHRFERGVDYELAREAMERATRLLMDIVGGEPGEIVEVVSWEDLPKAKTVDLREKRLADVLGLAIDRTTVEEILSRLGLRVEKLLKDGWRISVPSFRPDISIEEDLIEEVGRIYGYNNLPVTEPTGSLGLSVREEAVRPLSAVRNFFVAQGYQEAITYSFVDPKVQQLVDPDREGIALANPISADLSVMRTTLWSGLIKTVQHNQNRQQPRIRLFETGLRFVKDGEQIDQQPMLAGVVVGNQNPENWTNGRRASDFFDVKGELESLFQVLGIQIQFRASQHPALHPGQTAELLRDGESVGWLGTLHPQVQKNLELNGTILMFELFLNSIVTGYVPNFKDVSKFPEVRRDLAIIIGSEVSFAQVEEIARKQAGEHLTDMRVFDVYEGESLGEGNRSLALSLFWQHPERTLNEDEVHTLFNGVIDSLKEELGATLRS, encoded by the coding sequence ATGAAATTCAGTGAACAGTGGCTGCGAGAGTGGGTTAATCCGGGCATAGATTCCCAGGCATTGATGGATCAGATCACCATGGCGGGTCTGGAAGTGGACGGTTTTGAACCGGTAGCTGGCGAATTTACCGGGATAATCGTGGGTGAAGTGCTTTCGGTAGAGGCACATCCGGATGCGGACAAGCTTCGCGTTTGCCAGGTCAGCAATGGTGACGAAACCGTACAGGTTGTTTGTGGCGCGCCGAACGTGCGCGAAGGGCTGAAGGTGCCGTTTGCCGAAGTGGGCGCAGTGCTGCCGGGTAACTTTAAGATTAAGAAAGCCAAGCTGCGCGGTCAGCCGTCTCAAGGCATGCTGTGTTCTGAATCGGAACTGGCGTTGTCTGAAAGTCATGAGGGGTTGATGGAATTGCCGGACGACGCTCCGGTTGGTCAGAGCATGGTGGATTACCTCAAGCTGAACGACATCGCCATTGATGTTGATTTGACCCCCAACCGCAGTGATTGCCTGTCAATCAAAGGGTTGGCCCGCGAAGTAGGTGTACTGAATAGCTCGGTGGTGGAAGCCCCTGAAATCGAGCCGGTTGAGGCTGTTCATTCAGAGGTTCCTGCGATTCGTATCGAAGCGCCGGAGGCTTGCCCCCGTTATCTGGGGCGTATTCTGCGTAACGTAAATCTGAAAGCCGAAACGCCGCTGTGGATGCAGGAGAAACTGCGTCGTTCCGGCATTCGCTCCATCGACCCAGCGGTTGATGTGACGAACTACGTGATGCTGGAACTCGGCCAGCCTCTGCATGCGTTCGACCGGGAAGAAATTTCCGGTGGCATCGTAGTTCGCATGGCGAAAGCCGGCGAGAAACTGGTGCTGCTGGACGGCCAGGAAGTTGAACTGACGGCTGAAACTCTGGTGATCGCCGATCACGATAAGCCGATCGCCATTGCTGGCGTGATGGGCGGTGAGCATTCCGGCGTGAATGACAAAACCCAGGATCTGGTCCTTGAGTCTGCCTATTTCGAACCCATTGCTATGGCAGGAAAGGCGCGTCACTACGGTTTGCATACCGACGCTTCTCACCGTTTTGAGCGCGGTGTTGATTACGAGTTGGCCCGCGAGGCAATGGAGCGTGCGACTCGCCTGCTGATGGACATCGTTGGTGGTGAGCCGGGCGAGATTGTCGAAGTGGTCAGCTGGGAAGATCTGCCTAAAGCTAAAACCGTTGACCTGCGTGAAAAGCGCTTGGCCGACGTTTTGGGATTGGCGATCGACCGCACCACGGTAGAGGAGATTCTGTCTCGGCTAGGTTTGCGTGTTGAAAAACTTCTGAAGGATGGCTGGCGCATCAGCGTACCCAGCTTCCGCCCGGATATTTCGATCGAAGAAGATTTGATTGAAGAAGTCGGGCGCATCTATGGCTACAACAACCTTCCGGTAACCGAGCCTACGGGTTCGTTAGGATTGAGTGTTCGGGAAGAAGCGGTTCGGCCACTATCGGCGGTTCGCAACTTCTTTGTGGCTCAAGGCTACCAGGAAGCGATTACTTACAGCTTTGTTGACCCCAAAGTCCAGCAGTTGGTTGATCCCGATCGGGAAGGTATCGCCTTGGCGAACCCGATTTCGGCAGATCTCTCAGTTATGCGCACAACTCTTTGGAGCGGTCTGATTAAGACGGTTCAGCACAATCAGAATCGCCAGCAGCCTCGTATCCGTTTGTTCGAGACCGGTCTTCGCTTTGTGAAAGACGGCGAGCAGATCGACCAGCAGCCCATGCTGGCCGGTGTTGTGGTGGGCAATCAGAATCCTGAAAACTGGACTAACGGCCGCCGGGCATCCGACTTTTTCGATGTAAAAGGTGAGCTGGAAAGCCTGTTCCAGGTACTCGGTATTCAGATTCAGTTCAGGGCCAGCCAGCATCCTGCGTTGCACCCCGGCCAAACAGCAGAATTGCTGCGCGATGGCGAAAGTGTCGGCTGGTTGGGAACTTTGCACCCTCAAGTGCAGAAAAACCTTGAACTTAATGGCACGATTCTGATGTTTGAGCTATTCTTGAATTCGATCGTGACCGGTTATGTGCCTAATTTCAAAGATGTTTCGAAATTTCCGGAAGTTCGAAGAGATTTGGCTATCATTATCGGAAGCGAAGTGTCGTTCGCGCAGGTTGAAGAAATAGCTCGTAAACAAGCCGGCGAACACCTGACAGATATGCGTGTGTTTGATGTCTATGAAGGCGAAAGTCTGGGTGAGGGCAATCGTAGTTTGGCTCTGAGCCTGTTTTGGCAGCACCCTGAACGCACGTTGAATGAAGACGAAGTGCATACGCTCTTCAACGGGGTGATCGATTCCCTTAAAGAAGAGCTGGGGGCAACACTGAGGAGTTGA
- the ihfA gene encoding integration host factor subunit alpha — MAALTKADMAERLYEELGLNKREAKEMVEAFFDEIRGALSHNEQVKLSGFGNFDLRDKKQRPGRNPKTGEEIPISARRVVTFRPGQKLKQKVETYAGTES, encoded by the coding sequence ATGGCGGCTTTGACGAAAGCGGATATGGCAGAGCGCTTGTATGAAGAGTTAGGTTTGAACAAGCGGGAAGCCAAAGAGATGGTAGAAGCTTTCTTCGATGAGATCAGAGGTGCTCTCAGTCACAATGAGCAGGTCAAGTTGTCGGGGTTCGGCAACTTTGACCTCCGTGACAAGAAGCAGCGCCCCGGACGTAACCCCAAGACGGGCGAAGAAATCCCGATCAGCGCCCGACGCGTCGTTACCTTCAGGCCCGGCCAAAAACTGAAACAAAAAGTAGAAACGTATGCTGGAACCGAGTCATAA
- a CDS encoding MerR family transcriptional regulator — translation MLEPSHNNELPVIPGKRYFTIGEVAELCAVKAHVLRYWEQEFPQLAPVKRRGNRRYYQRADVITIRQIRSLLYDQGYTIGGAKQKLSSSEVKDDTSQYKQLIRQMITELEDVLDVLNAPAR, via the coding sequence ATGCTGGAACCGAGTCATAACAACGAGCTTCCCGTCATTCCGGGGAAACGCTATTTCACCATCGGTGAGGTTGCGGAGCTGTGTGCCGTTAAAGCACACGTGCTGAGGTATTGGGAGCAGGAATTTCCGCAGCTCGCGCCGGTCAAGCGCCGGGGTAACCGTCGTTATTACCAGCGTGCTGATGTTATAACCATCCGCCAAATTCGTAGTTTGCTGTACGATCAGGGCTACACCATTGGTGGCGCCAAGCAAAAACTCAGTAGCTCCGAGGTGAAAGACGACACCTCCCAGTACAAGCAACTCATCCGACAGATGATTACCGAGCTGGAAGACGTGCTGGATGTGTTGAACGCTCCGGCCCGTTAA
- a CDS encoding glycerate kinase, giving the protein MRIVIAPDSFKECLAADQVASALGRGWAKAAPRDEIIEVPLADGGEGTTVALTEALHGQLHSVTVTGPLGEPVVARYGLTNNSGTAIIEVAEGSGLHCVPSDQRNALTASSYGTGELMLEALAHKPKALIMGLGGSATTDGGAGILQALGAKLLDKEGNRIPPGGIGLAKLASLDLQPALDALGDTRLVVACDVNNPLTGPNGAAVVFGPQKGASIQQLIKLDANLAHFARLAKKQGWDIASFPGSGAAGGIGGMVAGILGAQLRPGIELVMETVELERHIQTADLVITAEGAIDNQSAYGKTPAGVALVARKYSVPVVGFAGMLGQDFSALQAQGLTAAFSITRGPMELQSAYAQAEANLEQCAEQLALLTHALSKSS; this is encoded by the coding sequence ATGCGCATCGTCATTGCTCCCGATTCGTTCAAGGAATGCCTGGCAGCCGATCAGGTTGCCAGTGCACTGGGCCGTGGCTGGGCAAAAGCTGCACCTCGAGACGAGATCATCGAAGTGCCACTGGCCGATGGCGGAGAAGGGACGACCGTTGCGCTGACGGAAGCCCTGCACGGGCAATTGCATTCCGTTACCGTTACGGGGCCACTGGGTGAACCGGTCGTCGCCCGCTATGGGCTGACCAACAATTCCGGCACAGCCATTATCGAAGTGGCCGAAGGGAGCGGCCTGCACTGTGTGCCTTCAGACCAGAGAAACGCCCTAACGGCCTCGAGCTACGGCACAGGCGAATTGATGCTGGAAGCACTGGCCCACAAACCGAAAGCACTGATCATGGGGCTAGGCGGCAGTGCCACAACGGACGGCGGAGCCGGAATTCTACAAGCACTAGGCGCAAAGCTGCTCGACAAAGAAGGTAACCGCATTCCGCCCGGTGGCATCGGTCTGGCCAAACTCGCCAGTCTGGATTTACAGCCGGCACTTGACGCGCTTGGAGACACCCGCCTGGTTGTTGCCTGTGACGTCAACAACCCGTTGACCGGCCCTAATGGCGCTGCCGTTGTGTTTGGGCCTCAAAAAGGCGCCAGCATTCAACAGCTCATAAAACTGGACGCCAATCTGGCTCACTTTGCCCGACTGGCAAAAAAACAGGGCTGGGACATCGCGAGCTTCCCCGGTAGCGGTGCCGCCGGCGGTATCGGCGGGATGGTCGCAGGCATTCTCGGCGCGCAATTACGCCCCGGCATCGAGCTTGTGATGGAAACCGTCGAGCTGGAACGTCACATCCAAACAGCCGATTTGGTGATCACTGCCGAAGGGGCCATCGACAACCAAAGCGCTTACGGCAAAACCCCCGCAGGGGTGGCACTGGTGGCCAGGAAATACAGCGTACCGGTGGTAGGCTTTGCTGGCATGCTGGGGCAAGATTTCTCTGCCCTGCAGGCGCAGGGCCTAACGGCCGCGTTTTCAATCACCCGAGGGCCTATGGAACTCCAAAGTGCCTACGCCCAGGCCGAGGCGAACCTGGAACAGTGCGCGGAACAACTTGCTCTGCTTACTCACGCTCTAAGCAAAAGTAGCTAA
- a CDS encoding GntP family permease — MHLVLILVAVIIFIVFATSRLKLNPFITLLLASFLAAFAFGLPLADIEKTIRAGFGNILGYIGLVIVLGTIIGVILERTGAAIVMAESVVKWLGQKFPTLTMSIVGFIVAIPVFCDSGYVILNSLKRSMARTLNASPVAMTVALSTGLFATHTLVPPTPGPIAAAGNLGLENNLGMVIGVGLVFAIIAAFAGLFWASRCKDLPSTELEQAEEAFEEAKQHYGELPSATKAFAPIFVPILLICTGSVANYPTAPLGDGMTYDILNFLGKPLNALLIGLGFALTLLQGRNKFEEFGRHTSKGLEVAAPIILITGAGGAFGAVLAATPLGSYLGDTLSTLGLGVIMPFIVAAALKSAQGSSTVALVTASALVAPLLPQLGLDSELGRVLTVMAVGAGAMTVSHANDSYFWVVSQFSKMNVATAYKSHTTATLVMGLVTIACVWLTSLAAL; from the coding sequence ATGCATCTGGTGCTGATATTGGTCGCGGTCATAATTTTCATTGTGTTCGCCACCAGCCGTTTAAAACTAAACCCCTTTATTACCTTGCTGCTCGCCTCGTTTCTGGCAGCGTTTGCCTTCGGTCTTCCTTTAGCCGACATAGAGAAAACCATTCGAGCAGGCTTTGGTAACATTCTCGGCTACATCGGTCTGGTGATTGTTCTGGGCACAATCATAGGCGTGATCCTTGAGCGCACCGGTGCCGCTATTGTGATGGCCGAGAGCGTGGTCAAATGGCTCGGCCAGAAATTCCCGACGCTCACTATGTCGATTGTCGGCTTTATCGTCGCCATCCCGGTATTTTGTGATTCGGGATACGTCATTTTGAACAGTCTTAAACGCTCTATGGCCCGAACGCTCAATGCATCTCCTGTGGCCATGACCGTTGCCCTGTCTACGGGCCTGTTCGCCACCCACACGCTGGTTCCACCAACCCCAGGCCCTATTGCTGCCGCTGGCAACCTGGGACTGGAGAACAATCTGGGTATGGTCATCGGTGTCGGGCTGGTGTTTGCCATCATCGCTGCTTTTGCCGGCCTGTTCTGGGCATCCCGCTGCAAAGATCTACCCAGCACCGAGCTCGAGCAGGCAGAAGAGGCGTTCGAAGAGGCCAAACAGCACTACGGCGAACTGCCTTCTGCCACCAAAGCGTTTGCTCCGATCTTCGTTCCAATTTTGCTGATTTGCACAGGCTCCGTTGCCAATTATCCCACTGCGCCGCTGGGTGACGGAATGACCTATGACATTCTGAACTTTCTCGGCAAACCGCTGAACGCTCTTCTCATCGGACTTGGATTTGCACTCACACTGCTGCAAGGACGAAACAAGTTTGAAGAATTTGGCCGCCACACCAGCAAAGGCCTGGAAGTTGCTGCGCCCATTATTCTGATTACCGGTGCCGGTGGTGCATTCGGAGCGGTTCTGGCTGCCACCCCCTTGGGTAGCTACCTCGGCGACACGCTATCCACCTTAGGCTTGGGCGTCATTATGCCGTTTATCGTCGCAGCTGCTCTCAAGTCGGCTCAGGGCTCGTCTACCGTTGCGCTGGTGACCGCGTCTGCACTGGTTGCACCACTACTCCCGCAACTGGGACTGGATTCCGAGCTGGGCCGGGTACTCACCGTCATGGCCGTGGGTGCCGGGGCAATGACAGTGTCCCATGCTAACGACAGCTACTTCTGGGTGGTGTCCCAGTTCAGCAAAATGAACGTTGCAACTGCCTACAAGTCGCACACCACCGCAACCTTGGTGATGGGGCTGGTGACCATCGCCTGCGTGTGGCTAACCTCACTGGCGGCTTTGTGA
- a CDS encoding sugar diacid recognition domain-containing protein, which produces MTTLDQATAQRIVDRAMPVIGHSVNVMTPDGIIIASGDSLRVGAMHQAARQVAETCAPVVITEQEACRYTGTRAGVNLPVEVAGKIVAVVGISGTPEKVLPFADLVRVTAELILEQASLIEVSRQRRQQIENTLLALLNGEPVSQHWLEQLSIDLSKPRIAVVFETSQPDLPWLSDITSLARALERIEPEALVMQTPDRKIVFFFIEKSPQDAMNTALARLPQNLGDATSAATGAVFSNNLQACYESAEAALQAAKQRFPAPVRGHYEDFPLATLWRSLQPKWQQEQLNRALRPLRNHARSDQYLKTLRAFISSDGDIQRCAQQLHLHRNSVRYRLKGIEALTGFSPFRLEDLALLYLALESN; this is translated from the coding sequence ATGACTACACTTGATCAAGCCACCGCACAACGCATCGTTGACCGTGCGATGCCCGTGATTGGCCATTCCGTCAACGTGATGACTCCGGACGGCATCATCATCGCCTCTGGCGACTCCCTAAGAGTGGGAGCCATGCACCAGGCGGCTCGGCAGGTAGCTGAAACCTGCGCACCCGTGGTGATTACAGAGCAAGAGGCTTGCCGATATACCGGAACACGGGCGGGCGTCAATTTACCGGTTGAAGTGGCGGGCAAGATCGTAGCGGTTGTCGGCATCTCGGGCACACCGGAAAAGGTTTTGCCGTTTGCTGACCTGGTCCGGGTGACCGCTGAGCTGATTTTGGAACAGGCTTCCTTGATAGAGGTAAGCCGCCAACGCCGGCAGCAAATTGAAAACACCTTGCTGGCACTGCTGAATGGTGAACCGGTTTCGCAACACTGGCTTGAGCAATTATCGATTGATCTTAGCAAACCCCGGATTGCCGTGGTGTTCGAAACAAGTCAGCCCGACCTGCCTTGGTTATCCGATATCACCTCGTTAGCCCGGGCTTTAGAGCGTATTGAACCCGAGGCTCTGGTCATGCAGACGCCGGACCGGAAGATTGTATTCTTTTTTATCGAGAAATCGCCGCAAGACGCCATGAATACTGCGCTGGCGCGGCTTCCTCAGAATCTAGGAGATGCGACATCGGCTGCCACCGGTGCCGTCTTCAGCAACAACCTGCAAGCTTGCTACGAGTCAGCCGAAGCGGCCTTACAGGCCGCCAAGCAGCGTTTCCCAGCGCCCGTTCGCGGACATTATGAAGACTTTCCGCTGGCAACACTGTGGCGAAGTCTGCAACCGAAATGGCAACAAGAGCAGCTGAATCGGGCTCTTCGGCCTCTTCGCAATCATGCCCGCAGTGATCAGTACCTCAAGACACTTAGAGCCTTTATTTCCTCCGACGGAGATATCCAGCGATGCGCTCAACAACTCCATCTGCATCGTAACTCGGTTCGGTATCGTCTAAAAGGCATCGAAGCTTTAACGGGCTTTTCGCCATTCCGGCTCGAAGATCTCGCGCTCCTCTACTTGGCTCTGGAATCCAATTGA